The proteins below come from a single Zea mays cultivar B73 chromosome 8, Zm-B73-REFERENCE-NAM-5.0, whole genome shotgun sequence genomic window:
- the LOC103636620 gene encoding uncharacterized protein translates to MGDVLIPELQRGNTSVTICARVSRLWDFCDPQDEAKLLHCDMVLLDEEGNGIHAAIFPPVIQKFKPLIKEGVVYNITYFRVRASNNLYKPVFNENMITFTNWTKLEEVVEVPPAFPVLTYSLTPIDQLHLCVDHREYYTDTIGIVTSISAVAPHRSKGQHTTSSKRTISLCSVSNSSSVNVVLWGGQASLFPGEQIYNDGQSSPQILMFVGTLVKKYADGLCLSGGSPCKWYINPDVPEASALMASATKAHSPIKWNEVLSSNQPMSHVPEEQKIAYIRDLHPFENKDREFLVTVTVKKIGDRWWYNACKKCTRTAVAHGDSYKCSDQVCANVGTPIQRYKLLLTAGDETGDTDFILFGRMAQRIIKKPCDMLIANNLPGFIPDPITDLLEKTYIWNVSLSDHTINTGNICFQVNAVVAEIDTSKDSIQASSSRSKQPQTMLLQDAPSGIEDTPNKSSNLVMPSTPLTPQSSATSVQDKTFGIGSSTVVPGATPAITKELASTPRKRTRSSPAKTVTKRLFTDVDGGIAGSKDAADSAAAPSSTKDA, encoded by the exons ATGGGAGACGTGTTGATCCCGGAGCTCCAGCGTGGGAACACTTCTGTGACCATATGCGCTCGTGTTTCTCGTTTATGGGATTTCTGTGATCCTCAGGATGAAGCAAAGTTGCTCCATTGTGATATGGTGCTGCTTGATGAAGAG GGAAACGGTATCCATGCTGCAATATTCCCACCAGTCATACAAAAGTTCAAGCCACTGATAAAAGAAGGAGTCGTCTACAACATCACATACTTCCGGGTCAGAGCCTCGAACAATTTGTACAAGCCTGTTTTCAATGAGAACATGATTACCTTTACAAACTGGACAAAATTGGAGGAGGTTGTTGAGGTTCCGCCAGCATTTCCTGTGCTTACCTACTCACTCACACCGATAGACCAGCTCCATTTGTGTGTCGACCACAGGGAGTACTACACAG ATACCATTGGAATTGTCACTTCCATCTCGGCCGTGGCGCCGCACCGATCCAAAGGGCAACATACAACCAGCTCTAAGAGGACTATTTCCCTATGCAGTGTCAG CAACAGCAGTTCGGTAAATGTTGTTCTCTGGGGTGGGCAAGCTAGCTTATTCCCTGGAGAACAGATCTACAACGATGGTCAGTCCTCTCCACAGATCCTGATGTTTGTTGGCACGCTTGTCAAGAAATACGCGG ATGGACTGTGCTTGTCTGGAGGCTCACCCTGTAAGTGGTACATTAATCCTGATGTTCCTGAAGCAAGTGCCCTCATGGCTAG TGCGACGAAAGCGCATAGTCCCATTAAGTGGAACGAGGTTCTATCTTCGAATCAGCCTATGTCTCATGTTCCTGAGGAACAGAAAATTGCTTATATCAGAGATCTGCACCCATTTGAGAATAAG GATAGGGAATTCTTGGTGACAGTCACTGTAAAAAAGATTGGTGATAGGTGGTGGTACAATGCATGCAAAAAATGCACCCGCACAGCTGTGGCTCATGGAGATTCCTACAAGTGCAGCGATCAAGTTTGTGCTAACGTTGGCACGCCCATCCAAAG GTACAAATTGCTTCTCACTGCAGGGGATGAGACGGGTGACACAGACTTCATCCTCTTTGGCCGGATGGCGCAACGCATAATCAAGAAGCCGTGCGATATGCTGATTGCCAACAATCTGCCCGGCTTTATTCCTGATCCAATCACAGATCTGCTCGAGAAGACATATATATGGAATGTGAGTTTATCTGACCACACAATCAATACTGGAAATATTTGTTTCCAGGTCAACGCAGTCGTGGCAGAGATAGATACTTCAAAGGACTCCATCCAAGCATCTTCATCAAGGTCAAAACAGCCACAAACTATGCTGTTGCAAGACGCACCCAGTGGCATTGAAGACACTCCTAACAAATCCTCTAACTTGGTCATGCCTTCGACCCCGCTCACACCACAAAGTTCCGCAACCAGTGTGCAAGATAAG ACTTTTGGTATTGGCAGCAGCACTGTGGTTCCAGGTGCTACTCCCGCTATAACAAAAGAACTGGCATCCACGCCTAGGAAGAG